Proteins from a single region of Paenibacillus sp. BIHB 4019:
- a CDS encoding 50S ribosomal protein L25, giving the protein MMSNSMIAETRTALTNGELRSLRQRGKVPAVVYGKQLSQSTSVLLEEKELLALLRSHPKAVLELNIPSHGKKPVMITDVQRDPVSRQVLHVDFHQINMNEEVKTQVRIDFLGEANGVKEGGILQVMLHELEVQCLPGSIPDSIELNVADLEMGSNLLVSDIVVPSGVEVKSDPEQVVVTVLAPQKELSEEEAEESAAETFAHEIRSEDAKEVGSSS; this is encoded by the coding sequence ATGATGTCTAACTCGATGATTGCCGAAACAAGAACTGCTCTTACAAACGGTGAGCTGCGCTCCCTGAGACAGCGGGGCAAAGTGCCTGCCGTCGTATATGGCAAACAGCTGTCCCAATCCACATCTGTTTTGCTTGAAGAGAAAGAATTGCTGGCTTTGCTCCGTTCGCATCCAAAGGCCGTACTGGAACTGAATATTCCATCCCATGGCAAAAAGCCGGTTATGATAACGGATGTACAGCGTGATCCGGTATCGCGCCAAGTGCTGCATGTGGATTTTCATCAAATTAACATGAATGAAGAAGTGAAGACGCAGGTTCGCATCGACTTCCTCGGTGAAGCGAACGGGGTGAAGGAAGGCGGAATCTTGCAGGTAATGCTCCATGAGCTTGAGGTGCAGTGCTTGCCGGGCAGCATTCCGGATTCCATTGAGCTGAACGTGGCGGATTTGGAGATGGGCAGCAACCTGCTCGTCAGCGATATCGTGGTGCCAAGCGGTGTAGAAGTGAAGTCCGATCCCGAGCAGGTCGTTGTGACTGTGCTGGCTCCTCAGAAGGAACTTTCCGAAGAGGAAGCGGAGGAATCGGCAGCCGAGACGTTTGCTCACGAGATACGCTCCGAGGATGCGAAAGAGGTTGGCAGCAGCTCGTAG